The genome window CTTCCGTAGACCTACTGAAAGACTTGAGCTTTGATTTCAGTGATACACCATTGACGGGACTGATTTGCACTGCTCCAGCTTGGTGTCGAGCTCTATTTCTTGGCTGGGGACGAGGGTGATAAGATGCAGGTCGAGGTGGTGGACAGACTCTTTGAAGTTGCTTCTTTTCTGTGGGATTTTGTGTGGTAATACTGCCTGGTAGAGACTGTAGCCTCCAACTTGGTGATTCGCTGAGTGACTGGGTTCTTCTGCGGCCATGGAAGGTTGATACCAAGTTCAACTGACTACTAGAGTTGGTTGATTCATCAGTTACAGCTACTACAGGAACAAATGTACTATTAGCTGGCATAGGAAGATTCCAAAGCTGAGTGTTCAACTGGGAATCAGGTGAAAGAAGAGGAGATATCATTCCAACACGGTCCAGAAAATCGGGAACACTGGTGGCTCGCGCAAATGTACTAACATCTTCAATTGGAGAGATAATATCAGAAGAGTCGTCTGGAGCACTCACTCTGATTCTATGCACATCTTGTAGAGAGGTGCAACGCTTGTGTTTGCCCTTCATGTCCCATGGAGTCATACTGATTCGATAGTTGAGTGGGCGAAGAGAAGGTTTGTAACCTCTTTGTGTTCCTGGAGCTTCAGGTGCCTTTCGTCTTTTCACTCCTGCAACAACTCTTCGATTAAGAATGTTAGAAGCACTGTAAATACTCTCATGCCATTTTCTTGCTTCAAAAGCAGTTGGAGCATACATGAAGTATGTCCTCTTTAGCACTGTGAACCAAAAGCAGCAACATCTTGGAGCAACCGTGGGGAATGAAATTCCACAGTTTTTAGTTCCTTGACGCACATCATAACATGTTCGACCAATATCAATTTCCCCCAGCATCTTCTCTTTTTTGTCATTCTGATAGTACTGCAAGATACCATTGTCTAGCAGTTGAAACCATCGGTGGAGCCATCTTTTCATGGAGCGAGCTTTCTTGGTGAGGTATCCAGACATCACTACGAGAGGCCCAATCGATTTGGAGAGTTCTAAACTCCCTTCAGCCATTTCGACTGGTAGTATTTGCTTTGCTACTTTGGTTCTCATCGTACCTTATGGTATGGCACTACTTCTATCTGTATTCAACTATATGAGAACTATCTTCAACAGTGTTTTGACTAGGACTAGATGAGAACTGTCTTCAACAGTGTTTTGACTAGGACAGCTCCT of Halichondria panicea chromosome 9, odHalPani1.1, whole genome shotgun sequence contains these proteins:
- the LOC135341591 gene encoding uncharacterized protein LOC135341591; translation: MRTKVAKQILPVEMAEGSLELSKSIGPLVVMSGYLTKKARSMKRWLHRWFQLLDNGILQYYQNDKKEKMLGEIDIGRTCYDVRQGTKNCGISFPTVAPRCCCFWFTVLKRTYFMYAPTAFEARKWHESIYSASNILNRRVVAGVKRRKAPEAPGTQRGYKPSLRPLNYRISMTPWDMKGKHKRCTSLQDVHRIRVSAPDDSSDIISPIEDVSTFARATSVPDFLDRVGMISPLLSPDSQLNTQLWNLPMPANSTFVPVVAVTDESTNSSSQLNLVSTFHGRRRTQSLSESPSWRLQSLPGSITTQNPTEKKQLQRVCPPPRPASYHPRPQPRNRARHQAGAVQISPVNGVSLKSKLKSFSRSTEALYDSSSGESTSGDYRPIPKPRRVKETAESDITPPIPKRHSKVTFADAPNILNPTSPSGSDSSVSLSVLGNTIAVDIKDLPPPRPRKDSGPPKFVPPPPPSGPRPTESNNSLLDS